A single Candidatus Neomarinimicrobiota bacterium DNA region contains:
- a CDS encoding sodium:solute symporter: protein MQLIDFAIIALYLSAIVFVGLFLRRKAAKGIDAYFLGNRNLPWWVLGSSGMASNLDISGTMIIVALIYALGAKGFFIEIRGGVTLIMAFLMIFM from the coding sequence ATGCAACTGATTGACTTTGCCATCATCGCCCTTTATTTATCGGCCATCGTATTCGTCGGTTTATTCTTACGGAGGAAGGCTGCGAAAGGGATCGACGCCTACTTCCTCGGCAACCGTAACCTGCCCTGGTGGGTCTTGGGATCTTCCGGGATGGCGTCAAACCTGGACATCAGCGGTACGATGATCATCGTGGCCCTTATTTACGCCTTGGGTGCCAAAGGCTTTTTTATCGAGATTCGCGGCGGCGTAACCCTCATCATGGCCTTCCTGATGATCTTCATG